In Sylvia atricapilla isolate bSylAtr1 chromosome 27, bSylAtr1.pri, whole genome shotgun sequence, one genomic interval encodes:
- the DUSP3 gene encoding dual specificity protein phosphatase 3 isoform X2, with amino-acid sequence MLRMRSKDCLERGETNGIQILSFSPLAVFIAKNIMRLQRLGITHVLNAAEGKSFMHVNTNAEFYEGTGIRYHGIKANDTQEFNLSRYFEEAADFIDKALSQKDGQVLVHCREGYSRSPTLVIAYLMLRQQMGVRAALCAVRQNREIGPNDGFLRQLCQLNERLLKEGKLKP; translated from the exons ATGTTAAGGATGAGATCCAAGGACTGTTTGGAAAGGGGAGAAACAAATGGCATacaaattctctctttttcaccTCTAGCTGT GTTCATAGCCAAGAACATTATGAGGCTGCAGCGTCTGGGGATAACCCATGTTCTGAATGCAGCAGAGGGGAAATCATTCATGCATGTGAACACTAATGCAGAGTTCTATGAAGGCACAGGCATCAGATACCATGGCATTAAAGCTAACGATACACAGGAGTTTAACCTCAGCCGCTATTTTGAGGAGGCAGCTGATTTTATTGACAAAGCCCTTTCCCAGAAGGATG gccaGGTGCTGGTGCACTGCCGGGAGGGCTACAGCCGCTCGCCCACGCTGGTGATCGCGTACCTGATGCTGCGGCAGCAGATGGGCGTGCGCGCCGCGCTCTGCGCCGTGCGGCAGAACCGCGAGATCGGCCCCAACGACGGCTTCCTGcggcagctctgccagctcaaCGAGCGCCTGCTCAAGGAGGGCAAGCTCAAGCCCTAG
- the DUSP3 gene encoding dual specificity protein phosphatase 3 isoform X1 yields the protein MGDYQISVEELNDLLSDSSGCYSLPSAHSNEVVPRIHVGNAFIAKNIMRLQRLGITHVLNAAEGKSFMHVNTNAEFYEGTGIRYHGIKANDTQEFNLSRYFEEAADFIDKALSQKDGQVLVHCREGYSRSPTLVIAYLMLRQQMGVRAALCAVRQNREIGPNDGFLRQLCQLNERLLKEGKLKP from the exons ATGGGCGATTACCAGATCTCGGTGGAGGAGCTGAACGACCTCCTGTCTGACAGCAGCGGCTGCTACAGCCTGCCCAGCGCGCACAGCAACGAGGTGGTGCCGCGCATCCACGTGGGGAACGC GTTCATAGCCAAGAACATTATGAGGCTGCAGCGTCTGGGGATAACCCATGTTCTGAATGCAGCAGAGGGGAAATCATTCATGCATGTGAACACTAATGCAGAGTTCTATGAAGGCACAGGCATCAGATACCATGGCATTAAAGCTAACGATACACAGGAGTTTAACCTCAGCCGCTATTTTGAGGAGGCAGCTGATTTTATTGACAAAGCCCTTTCCCAGAAGGATG gccaGGTGCTGGTGCACTGCCGGGAGGGCTACAGCCGCTCGCCCACGCTGGTGATCGCGTACCTGATGCTGCGGCAGCAGATGGGCGTGCGCGCCGCGCTCTGCGCCGTGCGGCAGAACCGCGAGATCGGCCCCAACGACGGCTTCCTGcggcagctctgccagctcaaCGAGCGCCTGCTCAAGGAGGGCAAGCTCAAGCCCTAG
- the MPP3 gene encoding LOW QUALITY PROTEIN: MAGUK p55 subfamily member 3 (The sequence of the model RefSeq protein was modified relative to this genomic sequence to represent the inferred CDS: inserted 1 base in 1 codon) — translation MPVLSEDSGLHETLALLTSQLRPDSNHKEEMGFLRDVFSERSLSYLMKIHEKLRHYERQSPTPVLHSAAGLVEDVIEELQTAPVNNEEKELLQLLSTPHLRAMLVVHDTVAQKNFDPALPPLPDNFDDDFDEESVKIVRLVKNKEPLGATIRRDEHTGAVIVARIMRGGAADRSGLVHVGDELREVNGITVLHKRPEEISQILAQSRGSITLKIIPAIKEEDRLKDSKVFMRALFCYNPKEDRAIPCQEAGLPFKRRHVLEVVSQDDPTWWQAKRVGDTNLRAGLIPSKQFQERRLTYRRTTGTLQNARTLKKPLYDQSSDKEDCDCEGYFNGHYIAGLRRSFRLSRKEKENNGNEGKQAEQADGEEFLTYEEVTKYQQQPGEQQRLVVLIGCLGAKLSELKQKVVSENPQEYGVAVPHTTRSRKSHEREGVEYNFVSKQSFETDVQQNKFVEHGEYKENLYGTSLEAIRSVMAKKKVCLVDVVPEAVKHLRTPEFKPYVIFVKPLISEKKKHVLKSHMSEEISSPLDEEQQELLXSAAFIEEQYGHLIDTVLVKEDLQSACNELKTVLDKLNKDSFWVPVSWVRS, via the exons ATGCCAGTGCTTTCAGAAGATTCAG GCTTGCATGAAACTTTGGCCCTTTTGACATCTCAGCTAAGACCCGATTCAAATCATAAAGAGGAAATGGGTTTCCTTAGGGATGTCTTCAGTGAAAGGAGTCTCAGCTACCTGATGAAG ATTCATGAAAAGCTCCGTCATTATGAAAGACAGAGTCCAACTCCTGTTTTACATAGTGCAGCAGGATTAGTTGAAGAT gtaaTAGAAGAGTTGCAGACAGCACCAGTgaataatgaagaaaaggaGCTGCTTCAGCTGTTGTCAACACCACATCTCAGG GCAATGCTTGTAGTACATGACACTGTAGCACAGAAGAACTTTGACCCAGCTCTTCCACCTCTACCTGATAATTTTGATGATGATTTTGATGAGGAATCAGTGAAAATTGTTCGGCtagtgaaaaataaagaaccTTTG gGAGCCACCATCAGAAGAGATGAACATACAGGAGCTGTGATTGTGGCAAGGATCATGAGGGGTGGTGCAGCTGATCGCAGTG GTCTTGTCCATGTTGGAGATGAACTAAGAGAAGTCAATGGTATTACTGTGCTTCACAAACGACCAGAAGAAATAAGTCAGATTTTG gcTCAGTCTCGAGGGTCGATAACATTAAAGATAATTCCAGCCATCAAAGAAGAAGATCGTCTCAAAGACAGCAAG GTGTTCATGAGGGCACTTTTCTGCTATAACCCCAAGGAAGACAGAGCCATTCCCTGCCAGGAGGCCGGGCTGCCCTTTAAACGACGCCACGTGCTGGAGGTTGTCAGCCAAGATGATCCCACGTGGTGGCAAGCCAAACGTGTTGGGGACACCAACCTCAGAGCAGGCTTGATCCCCTCCAAACAGTTCCAAGAGAG ACGACTGACTTACAGGAGAACAACGGGCACTCTGCAGAATGCCAGAACTCTGAAGAAACCATTAT ATGATCAGTCTTCTGACAAAG aagACTGTGACTGTGAAGGATATTTCAATGGACACTACATAG CTGGGTTACGCAGGAGCTTTAGGTTAAGTCGTAAAGAGAAGGAGAACAATGGGAATGAAGGCAAACAAGCAGAGCAGGCAGATGGAGAAGAGTTCCTGACATATGAAGAAGTCACTAAATACCAGCAACAACCTGGTGAACAGCAAAGGCTGGTGGTTTTGATTG gtTGTTTGGGGGCCAAGTTAAGTGAGCTCAAGCAGAAAGTTGTGTCAGAGAACCCCCAGGAGTATGGTGTTGCAGTTCCAC ATACAACAAGGTCAAGGAAAAGTCATGAGAGAGAGGGAGTGGAATACAATTTTGTTTCTAAGCAATCATTTGAGACAGATGTGCAGCAAAACAA ATTTGTGGAACATGGAGAATACAAAGAAAACTTGTACGGTACGAGCCTGGAGGCAATCCGGTCTGTGATGGCCAAAAAGAAGGTTTGTTTGGTGGATGTGGTACCTGAA GCAGTAAAGCACTTGAGGACTCCTGAGTTTAAGCCTTATGTTATCTTTGTGAAGCCtcttatttcagaaaagaaaaaacatgtcTTAAAATCTCACATGTCAGAAGAAATCTCATCCCCTCTT GATGAAGAACAGCAGGAATTAT ATTCAGCAGCATTCATTGAAGAGCAATATGGCCATTTAATTGACACTGTACTGGTGAAAGAAGATCTTCAGAGTGCCTGTAATGAGCTGAAAACTGTGTTAGACAAACTAAACAAGGATTCATTTTGGGTGCCAGTCAGCTGGGTTAGGTCATAG